The following proteins are encoded in a genomic region of Fundidesulfovibrio putealis DSM 16056:
- a CDS encoding SpoIIE family protein phosphatase has translation MCAFISDASRLIEQAGTILRGMSPDDPARAVLGGLAEAAAHMNSMFENAVQGMYEGTLDGRIVTANPAFAAMLGYASVEDMLPIENFALQHYMEPGLRDAMVAELLEHGSVTNREVHLKRADGTPVWGLANIRLYRDSGGRQLIDGVTVDITARKLAEEALSASEVRHRRILETAGEGFVYMDKNLVILEVNEASCRMVGRSREEILGRTPADLGTPDFREYLERNLEHLLSRDYRTFEGTLLHADGHAVPVLIHGNVLRCQDGTAVGNVAFISDMTESKKALALASEVQRSLMPSGPPRVHALDVAGSSEPSQYAGGDYFDYLEDDLSRAGCFRAAVGDVTGHGLDAALLMTTARGFLRMRAAQPGSLLDVVRDLNAHLCRDTGQTGRFMTLMLMEICPDGGLGWVRAGHDPALLYDPDTDGFQELGGRGMALGIIQDAPFEEVRAVALRTGQVLVIGTDGIWEARSAAGEMFGKARLMDAVRARAHQGARAVLDEVFARLHEFAGISLEDDATLVVVRATG, from the coding sequence ATGTGCGCCTTCATCTCCGACGCCTCCCGCCTGATCGAACAGGCAGGGACGATCCTGCGCGGTATGTCCCCGGACGATCCGGCCAGGGCGGTGCTTGGCGGGCTTGCGGAAGCCGCCGCGCACATGAACTCCATGTTCGAGAACGCCGTGCAGGGCATGTACGAGGGGACGCTGGACGGGCGCATCGTGACGGCCAACCCCGCTTTTGCGGCCATGCTCGGCTACGCGTCCGTTGAGGACATGCTGCCCATCGAAAATTTTGCCTTGCAACACTACATGGAGCCGGGGCTGCGCGACGCCATGGTGGCGGAATTGCTCGAACACGGCTCCGTGACCAACCGCGAGGTGCACCTGAAGCGCGCGGACGGGACTCCGGTATGGGGACTGGCCAACATCCGCCTGTACAGGGATTCCGGCGGGCGGCAGCTCATCGACGGCGTCACCGTGGACATCACCGCGCGCAAGCTGGCGGAGGAGGCCCTGTCCGCAAGCGAAGTCCGCCACCGTCGCATCCTGGAGACCGCTGGCGAGGGCTTCGTCTACATGGACAAGAATCTGGTGATCCTTGAGGTGAACGAGGCCTCCTGCCGGATGGTCGGCAGGTCGCGCGAGGAAATCCTGGGGCGCACCCCGGCAGACCTCGGCACGCCCGATTTCCGCGAATATCTGGAGCGCAACCTGGAGCACCTGCTGTCCAGGGACTACCGCACCTTCGAGGGCACGCTGCTGCACGCGGACGGGCACGCCGTCCCGGTGCTGATCCACGGCAACGTCCTGCGCTGCCAGGACGGGACGGCCGTAGGCAACGTGGCCTTCATCTCGGACATGACCGAGAGCAAGAAGGCCCTGGCCCTGGCCTCCGAGGTGCAGCGAAGCCTCATGCCTTCCGGCCCGCCCCGCGTGCACGCGCTGGACGTGGCCGGTTCCAGCGAACCCAGCCAGTACGCCGGGGGCGACTATTTCGACTACCTGGAGGACGACTTGTCCCGCGCGGGCTGCTTCCGGGCGGCGGTGGGCGACGTGACCGGCCATGGCCTGGACGCGGCCCTGCTCATGACCACGGCGCGCGGCTTCCTGCGCATGCGGGCCGCCCAGCCGGGGAGCCTCCTGGACGTGGTGCGCGACCTGAACGCCCACCTCTGCCGCGACACCGGCCAGACGGGCCGGTTCATGACGCTCATGCTCATGGAGATCTGCCCGGACGGGGGCCTGGGCTGGGTGCGCGCCGGACATGACCCGGCCCTGCTCTACGATCCGGATACGGACGGCTTCCAGGAGCTGGGCGGGCGGGGCATGGCCCTGGGAATCATCCAGGACGCGCCGTTCGAGGAGGTCCGGGCCGTGGCGCTTCGGACGGGGCAGGTTCTCGTTATCGGCACGGACGGCATCTGGGAGGCGCGAAGCGCCGCAGGCGAAATGTTCGGCAAGGCCCGCCTGATGGACGCCGTGCGCGCCAGGGCGCACCAGGGGGCACGGGCGGTGCTGGACGAGGTGTTCGCCCGCCTGCACGAGTTTGCGGGCATCAGCCTGGAGGACGACGCCACCCTGGTGGTGGTCCGGGCCACGGGCTGA
- the hisI gene encoding phosphoribosyl-AMP cyclohydrolase, protein MFKPDFEKGGGLIPAIAQDAATGEVLMLAYMNELAWEKTLETGEVHYWSRSRSKLWHKGGTSGHTQKVKSIRLDCDRDAVVVLIEQIGGAACHTGYRSCFFSELGPDGEARECSPKVFDPEKVYGPGA, encoded by the coding sequence ATGTTCAAACCTGATTTCGAAAAGGGCGGCGGCCTGATCCCGGCCATCGCCCAGGACGCCGCCACCGGCGAAGTGCTGATGCTGGCCTACATGAACGAACTGGCCTGGGAAAAGACCCTGGAAACCGGCGAGGTTCACTACTGGAGCCGCAGCCGCAGCAAACTCTGGCACAAGGGCGGCACCTCCGGCCACACCCAGAAGGTCAAGTCCATCCGCCTGGACTGCGACCGCGACGCCGTCGTCGTGCTGATCGAGCAGATCGGCGGCGCGGCCTGCCACACCGGCTACCGCTCCTGCTTCTTCAGCGAGCTCGGCCCGGACGGCGAGGCGCGCGAGTGCTCGCCCAAGGTGTTCGACCCCGAAAAAGTCTACGGGCCGGGGGCCTGA